One window of Hymenobacter sp. BRD128 genomic DNA carries:
- a CDS encoding L,D-transpeptidase family protein: MCACLLLASPGCGPTPATHVAAAGLPAPSPKSPPLAVPVAPLIRALLDTLATSRAHPRLQAEAEVRAFYGPASAPAWTLPADSADISPNATVALALLGRAAEYGLRPADYGHARLRALRDSLAQPASLALPARRARQQAQLEVYLSDAVLTFRRDLDRGRLRAYTPSGRERTALAAPPAALRAALASRTVPAAMLAGQPTNREYRQLQQALARWLAWPFVPDSARQHQARYELAALNLERWRWEMVTQSADYLLINIPAYELHVVARDSVLRRYRVVVGKPTTPTPTLSSAIRYFTLAPDWHVPHSIAVREMLPRLQKDPGYLARHNYALYDERGELLDPAHINWAHVTARQFPYTIRQATCCDNALGNIVFRFNNPYSVYLHDTPQRQLFAQPMRALSHGCIRLEHPLALAAYLLRRAGQPVNLPSDDACARQPSPRDVRLTQPLALYVRYATCTAENGHLRFFADVYQRDEAVRQALFGPLALASQ, from the coding sequence TTGTGTGCCTGTCTGCTACTGGCTAGCCCTGGGTGCGGCCCGACGCCCGCAACGCACGTGGCCGCCGCTGGCCTGCCGGCACCATCGCCCAAATCCCCGCCCCTGGCAGTGCCGGTGGCCCCGCTCATTCGGGCGTTGCTCGATACCCTCGCTACCAGCCGCGCCCACCCGCGCTTACAGGCGGAGGCCGAGGTGCGCGCCTTCTACGGCCCGGCCAGCGCGCCGGCCTGGACACTGCCCGCCGACAGCGCCGATATAAGCCCCAACGCCACGGTGGCCCTGGCTCTGCTGGGCCGCGCCGCCGAGTACGGCCTGCGCCCGGCCGACTACGGCCACGCCCGCCTGCGGGCGCTGCGCGACTCGCTCGCGCAGCCTGCCTCGCTAGCCCTCCCGGCCCGGCGGGCCCGCCAGCAGGCGCAGTTGGAGGTGTACCTCAGCGACGCGGTGCTGACTTTCCGGCGCGACCTCGACCGGGGCCGACTGCGGGCCTACACACCTTCGGGGCGCGAAAGAACTGCTCTGGCCGCGCCGCCGGCCGCGCTGCGCGCGGCCCTGGCCAGCCGCACCGTGCCCGCCGCCATGCTGGCCGGCCAGCCCACCAACCGCGAGTATCGCCAGCTGCAGCAGGCACTGGCGCGCTGGCTAGCCTGGCCCTTCGTCCCCGATTCGGCCCGGCAGCACCAGGCGCGCTACGAGCTGGCCGCCCTCAATCTGGAGCGCTGGCGCTGGGAAATGGTGACGCAGTCAGCTGACTATTTGCTGATTAACATTCCGGCCTACGAGCTGCACGTGGTAGCCCGCGACTCGGTGCTGCGCCGCTACCGCGTGGTAGTGGGCAAGCCCACCACGCCTACCCCTACCCTGAGCAGCGCTATCCGCTACTTCACGCTGGCCCCCGACTGGCACGTGCCCCACTCCATTGCCGTGCGCGAAATGCTGCCCCGCCTCCAGAAAGACCCCGGCTACCTGGCCCGCCACAACTACGCCCTCTACGACGAGCGGGGCGAGCTGCTCGACCCGGCCCATATCAACTGGGCGCACGTAACGGCCCGGCAGTTTCCCTACACCATTCGCCAGGCTACGTGCTGCGATAACGCGCTAGGCAACATCGTTTTTCGGTTTAATAATCCCTACTCGGTGTACCTGCACGACACGCCGCAGCGCCAGCTGTTTGCCCAGCCCATGCGGGCGCTCAGCCACGGCTGCATCCGGCTAGAGCACCCCCTGGCGCTGGCCGCCTACCTGCTGCGCCGCGCGGGCCAGCCCGTGAACCTGCCCAGCGACGACGCGTGCGCCCGCCAGCCCAGCCCCCGCGATGTGCGCCTGACCCAGCCCCTGGCCCTATACGTGCGCTACGCCACCTGCACCGCCGAAAATGGCCACCTACGCTTTTTTGCCGACGTATACCAGCGCGACGAGGCAGTGCGCCAAGCGCTGTTTGGCCCGTTGGCCCTGGCTAGCCAGTAG
- a CDS encoding 2-hydroxyacid dehydrogenase — protein sequence MNATIFSTQSFERSFLQQANADRHQLHVLAAGLGPLTAPLAQGSAAVSVFTTDKVSAPLLAQLWAHGVHYLLLRATGHDNVDLAAAHRLGLRVANVPDYSPHATAEYAVALILALCRHLRQADLQVRANDFCLDDLVGFNLHGKTVGIVGVGRIGAAVARILHGFGCQVLGCEVLPDAERGQQEGLRYVSLPELCAQADVISVHTPLTEGTHHLIDDQLLASMKRGVLLVNTGRGGVLDTAAALRALASGQLGYLGIDVYEAEEGLFFANHALDQLSDKTFAQLLTYKNVLVTGHQAYLTREALTNIADATVASLDAWDQGRAAAHEL from the coding sequence ATGAATGCCACCATTTTCAGCACCCAATCGTTTGAGCGCAGTTTTTTGCAGCAGGCTAATGCCGACCGGCATCAGTTACACGTGCTGGCGGCCGGGCTGGGCCCGCTCACGGCCCCGCTGGCGCAGGGCTCGGCGGCCGTGAGCGTGTTCACCACCGACAAAGTATCGGCTCCACTGCTGGCGCAGCTGTGGGCGCACGGCGTGCACTACCTGCTGCTGCGCGCCACGGGCCACGATAACGTGGACCTGGCGGCGGCCCACCGGCTAGGCCTGCGCGTGGCCAACGTGCCCGACTACTCGCCCCACGCCACCGCCGAATATGCGGTAGCCCTTATCTTGGCCTTGTGCCGCCACCTGCGCCAGGCCGACCTGCAGGTGCGGGCCAACGATTTCTGTCTCGACGACCTGGTGGGCTTCAACCTGCACGGCAAAACGGTGGGCATCGTGGGTGTAGGGCGCATCGGGGCGGCGGTGGCCCGCATTCTGCACGGCTTTGGCTGCCAGGTGCTGGGCTGCGAAGTACTGCCCGATGCGGAGCGCGGGCAGCAGGAAGGCCTGCGCTACGTGAGCCTGCCCGAGCTGTGCGCCCAGGCCGACGTTATCAGTGTGCACACCCCCCTCACCGAGGGCACCCATCACCTGATTGACGACCAGCTGCTGGCCAGCATGAAGCGCGGCGTACTGCTCGTGAACACCGGTCGGGGCGGCGTGCTCGACACCGCGGCAGCCTTGCGGGCGCTGGCCAGCGGCCAGCTCGGCTACCTGGGTATTGATGTGTACGAGGCCGAGGAAGGGCTATTTTTTGCCAATCACGCGCTCGACCAACTAAGCGATAAAACGTTTGCGCAGCTACTCACCTACAAAAATGTGCTGGTGACCGGGCACCAGGCCTACCTCACGCGGGAAGCTCTCACCAATATCGCCGACGCCACCGTAGCCAGCCTCGATGCCTGGGACCAGGGCCGCGCCGCCGCGCATGAGCTGTAG
- a CDS encoding universal stress protein, which produces MKPAFVVLTDLSGAAESALTYTTRLAAHLQGRLVLLHVYLNVNALIQPEAVLATTAGQLASRRQLRADLCLQAEMLAVPADAELSLDTLTMAVRGAVQRHQPLLLALGREQPHAPLNLGWLIPHRTVSVLRTARYPLLVVPEGCAETELPHRIMVAADGYSFSLTPPSLALGNLLLALQPTTSVVHVASQAHGPSHADVALESVRRTGLFGTITSSSLYEVREETAANGILLAASELHTQLIVLLARPHSFLSGLFHRSVTAQVLRLSAVPVLVLPTN; this is translated from the coding sequence ATGAAACCAGCTTTTGTAGTGCTCACCGACCTGTCGGGGGCGGCCGAGTCGGCCCTGACTTATACCACTCGCCTGGCGGCGCACCTGCAAGGCCGCCTGGTACTCCTGCACGTGTACCTGAACGTGAATGCTTTAATACAGCCCGAGGCCGTGCTAGCCACCACGGCTGGCCAGCTGGCCAGCCGCCGCCAACTGCGCGCCGACCTGTGTCTGCAAGCCGAAATGCTCGCCGTGCCCGCCGATGCCGAATTGTCACTTGACACCTTGACTATGGCCGTGCGCGGGGCCGTGCAGCGCCACCAGCCGCTGCTGCTGGCGCTAGGCCGCGAGCAGCCGCACGCCCCGCTGAATTTGGGCTGGCTTATTCCGCACCGCACGGTGTCGGTGCTGCGCACGGCCCGCTACCCGCTGCTGGTGGTGCCCGAAGGCTGCGCCGAAACCGAGCTGCCGCACCGCATCATGGTGGCCGCCGATGGCTATTCGTTCTCGCTTACGCCGCCCTCGCTGGCCTTGGGCAACCTGCTGCTGGCCCTGCAGCCCACCACCTCAGTGGTGCACGTGGCTAGCCAGGCACACGGACCCTCGCACGCCGACGTGGCCCTGGAGTCGGTACGGCGCACCGGGCTGTTTGGCACCATCACCAGCAGTAGCCTTTATGAAGTGCGCGAAGAAACTGCAGCGAACGGTATTTTGCTGGCAGCCAGCGAGCTGCACACCCAGCTGATTGTATTGCTAGCCCGGCCGCACTCGTTCTTAAGCGGGCTGTTTCACCGCAGCGTCACGGCCCAGGTGCTGCGCCTCAGCGCTGTGCCCGTGCTGGTGCTGCCCACCAATTAA
- a CDS encoding response regulator, with the protein MKTILLMEDDAGMREATAELLERAGYGVHAAPNGQVGLALALAHPPDLVLCNVLLPVLDGYGVLAHFTQHPRLAGVPFIFLTAQADPADQRRAMALGADDYLTRPLAEAELLGAIAGRLARFRHLQSDHDLAATGGLGEFLADARATARLDHLAGDRKAHPVRKKQDVYLEGDEATRAYFVQSGRVKTVKATAAGKELITCLYGPGEFFGYLPLLEHTPHRDSAVALDDAELVYISQDDFTLLLHHAEVGPQFMRLLAGRVSAREQQLLHMAYHSIRRRVADVLLHLHEQAGGLPTTAIQVAREDLAALVGTTPESLTRTLSEFRQDGLLELTPKAVRLLEPEKLRHAPW; encoded by the coding sequence ATGAAAACGATATTACTGATGGAGGACGACGCCGGCATGCGGGAAGCGACCGCCGAGCTGCTGGAGCGGGCGGGCTATGGCGTGCACGCCGCCCCCAACGGCCAGGTGGGCCTGGCGCTGGCCCTGGCCCACCCGCCCGATTTGGTGCTCTGCAACGTGCTGCTGCCGGTGCTCGACGGCTACGGCGTGCTGGCGCACTTCACCCAGCACCCGCGCCTGGCCGGGGTGCCCTTCATCTTCCTCACTGCCCAAGCTGACCCTGCCGACCAGCGGCGGGCCATGGCGCTGGGGGCCGACGACTACCTCACCAGGCCCCTGGCCGAGGCCGAGCTGCTAGGCGCCATTGCGGGGCGGCTGGCCCGCTTCCGCCACTTGCAGTCTGACCACGACCTGGCGGCCACCGGCGGGCTAGGTGAGTTTTTGGCCGATGCCCGCGCCACCGCCCGGCTCGACCACCTGGCTGGCGACCGCAAAGCCCACCCCGTGCGCAAAAAACAGGATGTGTACCTGGAGGGCGACGAAGCCACGCGCGCCTACTTCGTGCAAAGCGGGCGGGTGAAAACGGTGAAGGCCACCGCCGCCGGCAAAGAGCTGATTACTTGCCTCTACGGCCCCGGCGAGTTCTTCGGCTACCTGCCCCTGCTCGAGCACACGCCCCACCGCGACTCGGCCGTGGCCCTCGACGATGCGGAGCTGGTGTATATCTCGCAGGATGATTTTACGCTGCTGCTGCACCACGCCGAGGTGGGCCCGCAGTTTATGCGCCTGCTGGCGGGGCGGGTGAGTGCGCGCGAGCAGCAGCTGCTGCACATGGCCTACCATTCCATCCGGCGGCGCGTGGCCGATGTGCTGCTGCACCTGCACGAGCAAGCCGGCGGCCTGCCCACCACGGCTATTCAGGTGGCGCGCGAAGACCTGGCCGCCCTGGTGGGCACGACTCCCGAATCGCTGACACGCACACTCAGCGAGTTTCGGCAGGACGGCCTGCTGGAGCTGACCCCAAAAGCCGTGCGGCTGCTGGAGCCCGAGAAGCTGCGCCACGCGCCCTGGTAG
- a CDS encoding UBP-type zinc finger domain-containing protein — MAVLCAHLTALDIAHLKHDTQHVCPECVALGDDWVHLRICQQCGHVGCCDDSLNKHATKHFHATRHPVITSAQPGERWAWCYPDELLAEY, encoded by the coding sequence ATGGCTGTTCTCTGCGCCCACCTCACCGCCCTTGATATCGCTCATCTGAAGCACGATACCCAGCACGTATGCCCCGAGTGCGTGGCCTTGGGCGACGATTGGGTACACCTGCGCATCTGCCAGCAGTGCGGCCACGTGGGCTGCTGCGACGACTCGCTGAACAAGCACGCTACCAAGCACTTCCACGCCACGCGACACCCCGTTATCACGTCGGCGCAGCCGGGCGAGCGCTGGGCCTGGTGCTACCCCGACGAGCTGCTGGCCGAGTACTAG
- a CDS encoding amidohydrolase family protein → MVPALAAHAATLAATWALPDSLRCLAPAGLRQQWTEAAGRQQRASAAGRASRPALDSVRGRLLAELLRQRVTIVAGSDAGAATPGLLYGTGLVTELELLVAAGLTPAQALRAATVAPAMITGHYSDLGRIEPGYRADMVLLAANPLTDIRHLRQVASVLQGGYLLDRGALAALVAQATQAARAGALPPTAAVRKVARRPPVPSPAASK, encoded by the coding sequence GTGGTGCCCGCGCTGGCGGCCCACGCGGCGACCCTCGCCGCTACCTGGGCGCTGCCCGACTCGCTGCGCTGCCTGGCGCCCGCCGGGCTGCGGCAGCAGTGGACCGAAGCGGCCGGGCGCCAGCAGCGCGCGTCGGCGGCCGGCAGAGCTAGCCGGCCGGCCCTCGACTCGGTGCGTGGCCGGCTGCTGGCCGAGCTGCTGCGGCAGCGCGTAACTATCGTGGCGGGCTCCGACGCGGGCGCGGCCACTCCGGGCCTGCTTTACGGCACCGGCCTTGTGACGGAACTGGAGCTGCTGGTGGCCGCCGGCCTCACACCGGCCCAGGCTCTGCGCGCCGCCACCGTAGCCCCGGCCATGATAACGGGGCACTACTCGGACCTGGGCCGCATTGAGCCCGGCTACCGGGCCGATATGGTGCTGCTGGCCGCCAACCCCCTCACCGACATCCGCCACTTGCGCCAGGTAGCGTCGGTACTGCAGGGCGGCTACCTCCTGGACCGGGGCGCGCTGGCGGCGCTGGTAGCCCAGGCCACCCAAGCTGCCCGGGCCGGGGCCTTGCCGCCCACGGCGGCGGTGCGCAAAGTAGCCCGGCGGCCGCCAGTGCCTAGCCCAGCGGCAAGCAAGTAA
- a CDS encoding universal stress protein produces the protein MMPSLVVLTDFFAVSNHALSYAAGLALPLHAQLTLLHIPQPELLAPSAYEPAGSYQAPPNRRQTSYALQLLAAGPPVLIDGAAPEDDLPDSLTSAIHAASPLLLVLGQPGSTALPAELMTTMAMTLLHRVAYPLLLVPLRGLDAFPPRRLLLAIDGLPFRLRPHQDVLRRLLQATQGTLDVVHITDDAHAATDAEHLLATLRASDLVPDLPPRRLHQVYQPAVTAGVLAEAARLHADMLVLLARPHSLLGNLFHHSATVRLLRDSPIPVLVLPVQE, from the coding sequence ATGATGCCCTCGCTTGTTGTGCTGACCGATTTTTTTGCCGTCTCCAACCATGCCCTTTCGTATGCGGCGGGACTAGCCTTGCCGCTGCACGCCCAATTGACGCTGCTGCACATCCCGCAGCCAGAACTGCTGGCGCCTTCCGCCTACGAGCCGGCGGGCAGCTATCAGGCCCCGCCCAATCGGCGCCAAACCTCCTATGCCCTGCAGCTACTGGCGGCCGGCCCGCCCGTGCTCATCGACGGGGCCGCGCCCGAAGATGACCTGCCCGATAGCCTCACCAGCGCCATTCACGCCGCTAGCCCCTTGCTGCTGGTGCTGGGCCAGCCCGGCTCGACCGCACTGCCAGCCGAACTAATGACGACCATGGCCATGACCCTGCTGCATCGGGTAGCCTACCCCTTGCTGCTGGTGCCGCTACGGGGCCTCGATGCTTTTCCGCCCCGCCGCCTGCTGCTGGCCATCGATGGACTGCCCTTCCGCCTCAGGCCGCACCAGGATGTGCTGCGCCGGCTGCTGCAAGCCACCCAGGGTACGCTCGACGTGGTGCACATCACCGACGATGCGCACGCCGCCACCGATGCCGAGCACCTGCTGGCTACCCTGCGCGCCAGCGACCTGGTGCCGGACTTGCCCCCACGCCGGCTGCACCAGGTGTACCAGCCGGCGGTAACGGCCGGCGTGCTGGCCGAAGCCGCCCGCCTGCACGCCGATATGCTGGTGCTGCTGGCCCGCCCCCACAGCCTGCTCGGCAACTTGTTTCACCACAGCGCAACGGTCCGGCTGCTGCGCGATAGCCCCATTCCGGTGCTCGTGCTGCCGGTGCAGGAGTAG
- a CDS encoding universal stress protein, translating to MADTQADLVVVLARQRSYWGGLFHRSVTGQLLTHSPVPVLVLPVAVAGTAPTAPPSRRVASVAHWANTMLAGLAPAA from the coding sequence GTGGCCGACACCCAGGCCGACCTGGTGGTGGTGCTGGCCCGCCAACGCAGCTACTGGGGTGGCCTGTTTCACCGCAGCGTAACCGGCCAGCTGCTCACGCACAGCCCGGTGCCAGTGCTGGTGCTACCCGTGGCCGTGGCGGGCACCGCGCCCACTGCCCCGCCCTCCCGCCGCGTGGCCAGCGTGGCCCACTGGGCCAACACGATGCTAGCCGGCCTGGCGCCCGCCGCCTGA
- a CDS encoding integrase core domain-containing protein, translated as MEKASLSRPGNPYDNALAESGWSTLKTELLPRGACFANLEEARLELAEYLDHYYNTQRLHSALSYCTLLEIELHYLFNLP; from the coding sequence TTGGAGAAGGCCAGCCTAAGCCGGCCCGGTAACCCCTACGATAATGCCCTGGCCGAGAGCGGCTGGAGCACGCTCAAAACCGAGCTACTGCCCCGCGGAGCTTGCTTTGCCAATCTAGAGGAGGCCCGGCTTGAACTGGCCGAGTACCTCGACCACTACTACAACACGCAGCGCCTGCACTCCGCCCTGAGCTACTGTACCCTGCTCGAAATTGAACTCCATTACCTTTTCAACCTACCTTAG
- a CDS encoding thermonuclease family protein, which translates to MIRLSDYWRGLLKITVAASGVGMVALGLAPGSCGRRVDRALLAPAGPPPLLRTLALTGPAWELGRVVRVLDGDTYEVLTGGQVVRVRLLGVDAPEASQPFGHQATNSVRAYLSGRLVRLQRQGVDLYGRTLGVLRVPVASPWPAPAAVALDSVLVVRGWAWAFDPSHVVAARASQQTEAQRTGRGLWKCGTEAPVPPKLWRSFNSAIKRRYLGGCTW; encoded by the coding sequence ATGATACGACTGAGCGACTATTGGAGGGGGCTGCTGAAAATCACGGTAGCGGCTTCGGGGGTGGGCATGGTGGCGCTGGGGCTAGCCCCCGGCAGCTGCGGCCGGCGCGTGGACCGGGCGCTGCTGGCACCGGCCGGCCCTCCTCCCCTGCTGCGCACGCTGGCGCTGACGGGGCCGGCCTGGGAGCTGGGGCGGGTGGTGCGCGTCCTCGACGGCGACACCTACGAAGTGCTGACGGGCGGGCAAGTGGTGCGGGTACGGCTGCTGGGCGTGGATGCGCCGGAAGCCAGCCAGCCCTTCGGGCACCAGGCGACCAACTCGGTGCGGGCCTACCTGAGTGGGCGGCTGGTGCGTTTGCAGCGGCAGGGGGTGGACCTGTACGGGCGCACGCTGGGCGTGCTGCGGGTGCCGGTGGCTAGCCCGTGGCCCGCGCCAGCGGCCGTGGCGCTGGACAGCGTGCTGGTGGTGCGGGGCTGGGCCTGGGCGTTTGACCCTAGCCATGTAGTAGCGGCGCGGGCTAGCCAGCAAACCGAGGCACAGCGGACCGGGCGGGGCCTGTGGAAGTGCGGCACCGAGGCACCGGTGCCGCCCAAGCTGTGGCGCTCTTTCAATTCAGCCATTAAACGGCGCTACCTGGGGGGCTGTACCTGGTAG
- a CDS encoding site-specific integrase has product MNIHFERRSDRPDTQGRCVIHLRATFDGQRLRLATGERCIAADWNDKQSWFRKSFADLDNATLRLKALRNKLEDAYSDLRAQGVLPTVAALKAAMATANAPVAPAPGLVELLDEYLGVLVARGFRANTVKGYKTTRNAVTEWVATVPGGMTAAGYDATAHDSLLGWLRAEKEHGQNTIAGIVKHLKPFLAWARDDRKQTLSVDPAKLAVEWEDVEKCWLTADELDQMARTLLPNNLALVRDAFVFCCYTGLRYSDLHDLHAGNLHEWDGAKVLRLTQTKTRTGVSIYLTPPALALLARYTDTRAQLLPVMANAVMNRYLKRIARLAGVERPVEVVETIAGKLLKRAVPKWELVTMHTARHTFATQSLMRGMPAEVLQKVLGHAKIQTTLIYAKVVEDFQHQTMRRVWEGLPTSGPVANPSTVCAVELGAA; this is encoded by the coding sequence ATGAACATTCATTTTGAGCGCCGGTCGGACCGGCCAGACACCCAGGGACGGTGTGTTATCCACTTGCGGGCTACCTTTGACGGGCAACGGCTGCGGCTAGCTACTGGGGAGCGCTGCATAGCAGCGGATTGGAATGACAAACAGAGCTGGTTCCGCAAGTCGTTTGCCGACCTGGACAATGCGACGCTGCGCCTGAAAGCACTACGCAATAAGCTGGAGGATGCCTACAGCGACCTACGCGCCCAAGGTGTGTTGCCCACGGTGGCGGCGTTAAAAGCAGCAATGGCTACCGCCAATGCACCAGTTGCCCCCGCACCGGGGCTAGTCGAGTTGCTGGACGAATACTTAGGCGTACTAGTGGCGCGCGGCTTTCGAGCCAATACGGTAAAAGGCTATAAGACCACACGCAATGCCGTAACAGAATGGGTGGCTACGGTACCGGGTGGAATGACAGCGGCCGGCTATGACGCCACCGCGCACGATAGTCTGCTAGGCTGGCTGCGTGCGGAGAAAGAGCACGGTCAGAATACGATTGCGGGTATCGTCAAGCACCTGAAGCCGTTTCTGGCCTGGGCACGAGACGACCGGAAACAGACACTAAGTGTAGACCCAGCCAAGCTGGCGGTAGAGTGGGAAGACGTAGAAAAGTGCTGGCTGACGGCCGATGAGCTGGACCAAATGGCCCGGACCTTACTGCCCAACAACTTGGCGCTGGTGCGGGATGCCTTCGTATTTTGCTGTTATACCGGCCTGCGCTACTCGGACCTGCACGACCTGCACGCGGGTAATCTACACGAGTGGGACGGGGCAAAGGTGTTGCGGCTCACGCAAACGAAGACGCGCACAGGCGTGAGCATCTACCTGACGCCCCCGGCGCTGGCGCTACTAGCCCGATACACTGATACGCGGGCTCAACTATTGCCCGTGATGGCCAACGCCGTGATGAATCGCTACCTGAAACGCATTGCCCGGCTAGCCGGCGTGGAGCGGCCGGTAGAGGTCGTGGAAACGATAGCGGGCAAGCTACTGAAGCGGGCAGTGCCAAAGTGGGAGTTGGTGACCATGCACACGGCCCGGCACACCTTCGCTACGCAGAGCCTGATGCGTGGAATGCCGGCGGAAGTGCTGCAAAAAGTACTGGGCCACGCGAAGATTCAAACGACGCTAATTTACGCGAAGGTGGTGGAGGACTTTCAGCACCAAACTATGCGGCGCGTATGGGAAGGACTGCCCACCAGCGGCCCAGTGGCAAATCCAAGTACAGTCTGTGCCGTCGAGTTGGGGGCAGCGTAG
- the hscB gene encoding Fe-S protein assembly co-chaperone HscB — protein MPDTTNYFAFYGLPETFLLDEAALKTKYYQLSRELHPDFHAQGTPAAQAEALRLSTLNTDAYRTLADPDARMAYLLGQHSLLEEGSAQNQLPADFLMEVMELNEQLMELEFEPDPAATTTLAAKVTALADTLDAGIRPVLAGYAGLPQDHRPAALAQVKTYYLKKRYLLRLRQQLATFAARS, from the coding sequence ATGCCCGATACGACCAATTATTTCGCCTTCTACGGCCTGCCCGAAACCTTTTTGCTCGACGAGGCGGCCCTCAAAACCAAGTACTACCAGCTCAGCCGCGAGCTGCACCCCGACTTCCATGCCCAAGGTACCCCCGCTGCCCAGGCCGAAGCCCTGCGCCTGAGCACCCTCAATACCGACGCCTACCGCACCCTGGCCGACCCCGATGCCCGCATGGCTTACCTGCTGGGCCAGCACAGCCTGCTGGAAGAAGGCAGCGCCCAAAACCAGCTGCCCGCCGACTTCCTGATGGAAGTAATGGAGCTCAACGAGCAGCTGATGGAGCTTGAATTTGAGCCCGACCCGGCCGCCACCACCACCCTGGCCGCGAAGGTAACCGCCCTGGCCGATACTCTCGACGCAGGCATTCGTCCGGTGCTGGCCGGCTACGCGGGCCTGCCCCAGGACCACCGCCCGGCGGCGCTAGCCCAGGTCAAGACCTATTACCTAAAGAAGCGCTACCTGTTGCGGCTTCGCCAGCAATTGGCTACCTTTGCGGCCCGCTCGTGA
- a CDS encoding putative quinol monooxygenase, with translation MLLRIVRLPLDPARVADFLHLFRQSENRIRQQSGCRYLELWQDADEPHIYCTYSHWDDAAALDAYRRSALFGEVWPATKRLLASPAQAFSVVRAAGGA, from the coding sequence GTGCTGCTCCGCATTGTTCGCCTCCCGCTCGACCCCGCCCGCGTAGCTGATTTTCTTCACCTATTCCGGCAGTCCGAAAACCGGATTCGTCAGCAGTCCGGCTGCCGCTACCTCGAGCTGTGGCAGGATGCCGACGAGCCGCACATTTACTGTACCTACAGCCACTGGGACGATGCCGCTGCCCTCGATGCCTACCGCCGCTCGGCGCTGTTTGGGGAGGTGTGGCCGGCCACCAAGCGCCTGCTGGCTAGCCCCGCGCAGGCCTTTTCGGTAGTGCGCGCCGCCGGGGGCGCCTGA
- a CDS encoding S-adenosyl-l-methionine hydroxide adenosyltransferase family protein gives MGVLTLLTDFGYRDHYVAALKARLLHLAPTLPVLDLTHGVEPYNIAHAVHVLRAVFRDFPLGTTHLITVSDYGASAAGAVATPAWHAAEHEGHFFVAADNGLLPLLCDGVPAQLVRLEAPALAAPASPTLAAGNLQPVSLNPTRDILAPAAVRLALGQPLSSLGTAVTDLYLLTNRQLRLQDNRITGHVVHVDHYGNLITNISREAVEVVGRSRPATVHFGREVVRELRPHFAAAPPGEIVCTFNPQGCLSIAINQGHASELLGLYFDSQVDVRFAE, from the coding sequence ATGGGGGTACTGACGCTGCTTACGGATTTTGGCTACCGCGACCACTACGTGGCCGCGCTCAAGGCCCGTTTGCTGCACCTGGCCCCCACGCTGCCGGTGCTGGACCTTACCCACGGCGTCGAACCCTATAACATCGCCCACGCCGTTCACGTTCTCCGGGCCGTGTTTCGCGACTTTCCGCTGGGCACCACGCACCTCATTACGGTGAGCGACTACGGCGCCAGCGCCGCCGGGGCCGTGGCCACGCCCGCCTGGCACGCCGCCGAGCATGAAGGCCACTTTTTTGTGGCTGCCGACAACGGCCTGCTGCCGCTGCTCTGCGATGGCGTGCCGGCCCAGCTCGTGCGCCTCGAAGCGCCGGCCCTGGCCGCGCCGGCTAGCCCCACCCTGGCGGCCGGCAATCTCCAGCCGGTATCGCTGAACCCCACGCGCGACATTCTGGCGCCGGCCGCCGTGCGGCTAGCCCTGGGCCAGCCCTTGAGCAGCCTGGGTACGGCCGTGACAGACTTATACCTACTCACCAACCGGCAGCTGCGCCTGCAAGACAACCGCATTACGGGCCACGTGGTGCACGTAGACCACTACGGCAACTTGATTACCAACATCTCGCGCGAGGCGGTGGAGGTAGTGGGGCGCAGCCGGCCGGCCACCGTGCACTTCGGCCGCGAGGTGGTGCGCGAGCTGCGCCCGCACTTTGCGGCCGCCCCACCCGGCGAAATCGTGTGCACCTTCAACCCCCAGGGCTGCCTGTCGATAGCCATCAACCAAGGCCACGCCAGCGAGCTGCTAGGGTTGTATTTCGACTCGCAGGTCGATGTGCGCTTCGCGGAGTAA